TTTTCTTCCATGAGACCCTCTACCAGAACGCTGATGATGGCACAAACTTTGCCCAAATGATCAAGGACAGGGGCATTGTTGTGGGAATCAAGGTACAAGGCTGTTTCATTAGTTCAATTTAGTCTATCTATCTTGAACttaatctcacgaaacctgtcaagaaatgttCAGGTCACCAAAGCCATAaggtaaaaaaaacatatataaaataaacatatatttatatattgcataaaaaaattattcctCAAAATACagtctgtattacagtaaaaaaaaatttttttttattaaaatcaattattgtttaattaaagGCAGTTTAACAAatgctaccatgatgtataaataatttataaatactttatttttttattcatggtACATGATGAGAATAAGACTCAATTTcacgttacagtaatgagaattaggggTTAAAATGAGCTTTATTTTCCTGAAAATGTTACAATgggaattttgttttaaaatttaatGGTCCTCAAGTGTCAGTGATGTATGTATATCTTTAAAACCCAGTAGCGTTGTACGTGTATAATAGCAGTGCTGATCAGGTTAAGAGAATAGAGTTTATAAAAAACAGCAGCCAGAGGATTAGATGATCTGGTAAAAGGAGgttgttcatgtttatttttgcatgtgttttgtgatatactgtatacgtGATATACAATTgtatacatttgaaatattttaaattttcaaaTGATTTGTATGGTTGTTTTGTATAGGTGCATAAATCTAgtttagacagttttttttttttattttatctcaaagctgtttatttattttacattttaaagttggATTACTGGATTATTGACTCCTTGATAATGCTGCCATGGAACTTTCATCCTAAAGAAAGCCCCTTTCTCCTTCATTATAGGTGGACAAAGGTGTCGTCCCACTGGCAGGAACAAATGGCGAGACCACAACACAGGGTAAGCTTGGAGAATATTCACAGTTTAAACATTAGCTAAAAATTCTGATAACTATCTCGGCAACAATATGTGATGGTGTACCTGTGTGTCTTCAGGACTTGATGGGTTGTCAGAACGTTGTGCTCAATATAAGAAAGATGGCGCAGACTTCGCCAAGTGGCGCTGCGTGTTGAAAATTAGTGAAACCACCCCCTCAGAGTTAGCAATCATGGAGAACGCCAACGTCCTGGCTCGCTACGCCAGCATCTGCCAGCAGGTGAGCTCCTTAAAACCTTTACACTGAATGTTATCTCAAAGGCAAGAACTCTTACATGTTAGTAAGGAAACTGTTGCAGTAAGAAATATATACAAAGGACTTGTTgcatatatattgtatgtatatactCGGTGTATATAGTTTTTATAGTTAGCTAACCAATGGAGTGTGTTGTCTTTGCAAGTATTTTTGAAAAGTAACgttcactgtttgtttgttttttcagaatgGCATTGTGCCCATTGTGGAACCAGAGATTTTGCCTGATGGCGACCATGACTTGAAACGCTGCCAGTATGTCACAGAGAAGGTACATGAAAAGTGAGGAGAGTGTAATAAAAAACCTTTTGACAGTTTGAGTTTAAATTCAGGAACATTCCATTTCAGGCTCATTTGAACATTCCGCGAATGTAAATCTATGGAAATTGTGGCGCAAGTCCGATCAGTTATAAAAGATATAGCAACCAGAGCCGAGTTCAGTGAATTTAGCTTAAAAGCTCTTGATGAGTTACAGTCAGAAATAAATATCTAATTATCTATAATtatctttgtcaagccaacataattatagCTATATTTAGCCCAGTATCCAACCACTATCTTCCTGTTCCCATTCATCTCCAGGTCCTTGCTGCCTGTTACAAGGCTCTGTCTGACCATCACGTTTATCTGGAGGGTACTCTTCTGAAACCCAACATGGTGACTTCTGGACACTCCTGCCCCACCAAATACAGCAGTCAGGAAATCGCCATGGCAACAGTGACAGCCTTGCGCCGTACCGTTCCCCCCGCAGTAACTGGTGAGTCACAATGATTCACTCAGTTTAATGCAGAAGGCAGCATTCTAAAATTTAACGTAGAGGAAAACTGCAACAAGTGGGAAAGCCAAGCTTTAATAGAATGAATAAAACACTTATCAGTATGCAGTGATGTCACAATACCATTTCAGAAATGCTacataatccattttgaaattTCTCTTCCCAGGTGTGACCTTCCTGTCTGGGGGTCAAAGTGAGGAGGAGGCCTCCGTTAACCTGAACGCCATCAACAATTGCCCTCTGACAAAGCCCTGGGCCCTCACCTTCTCCTATGGACGTGCCCTGCAGGCCTCTGTCCTTAACGCCTGGCGTGGAGTCAAGGAAAACGAGAAGGCTGCCACAGAAGAGTTCATCAAGCGTGCTGAGGTCAGTTAATCAAATAGTTTCCTCGTAATGCAATTTTTTGTCAATTTCCCTCCTTTATTGACTGACTAGTTTTAGCTTGCTTTGTTGGTACTAATTTGCAAAGTttaaaaggtgaagtatgtaattttgcACCACTAGCGTGACGAAACgggattacaaaaataattatagttttgaaaacaggtttccaaatactcccccatctgccattggttaaaAAAACAGATAGTTCCTGTAACAgttaaggacaggcaaggaggaggcaggaactggctaaacagtcaaagtaaagtTTAGTATTAAACTCaacattaaacaaacacacacatgcagcgtgcgTCCCTCCCGAACTGgtgtctccagctcccctttatctcgctctcccgctgatcagctgattcagcgccggccatgccccctcatggcccagccatgccctcttCCTTGTCACACTtctcccccacccgattcaggccggggcaccactGGACTGACCTACTTCCTCCCCCCCCCCCGGAGGGGAGACGCCGCCCTTCCAGACGTTCTGTCAGCCGATGGTCCgccccacctcctgggaacctgggggagtgatgaggggaggcgtggggagagggaaagggcaagcgaGAGACacgtagaaagagagagagagagaggagagaactTGCCCACCGGTTCACTGACACGCTATCAcccagtcctcaaccgctcctcccctcTGGCGGAAGGAAcctctcctccccttctcggcagatggcagctgttcctccggctctcggcggccggcagcaacccctctgtccccaggcagaagGCCGCGGCTACTCCTTTGGGCAGAcggcagcggcaaggactccatgTCAGcgcctccctcccgggttttggcaccactgtaacagttaaggatgggcaaggaggaggcgggaaccggctaaacagtcaacgtaaagtttcatatcaaactcaacataaaacaaacataaacacgtACAGcgtggccacgtgcatctctctctcttctgaactggcgtctccagctcccctttatctcgctgtcCCGCTGATCAgttgattcagcgccagccgtgcaccctcacggcacGGCCATactctcctcctcatcacagtcccacccaaaactcacactattggtaAGCAATGGTGCtagcaccacagtgtttacactttttctaATTCACCTACTAATGAATTACTTTAGTTGTTTCTTCATATTAAGTTGGAATAaggatatttaaaatatatgttaacATCCAAAAGAATACCCACACTTCACTTTAAATCGACGATTGCgttacgtcttatccaattttcgtgagcatgctaattctaagtgcaatttttgtgccagtgcaaagcacaagtgggtgtTGGTGGGAGCGTTTGTGCTATTTGTGGGTGTATGCATACAAACTGTGTttatattgtatgttaatgaagtggcacaaagtgcaGTTTGCTATTTTCTTGAGAAATTGGTCCTTGTGCCAAGATGTTTCAAAAGAATTCTAAATTCagctacatttgcagtttggagatttcaccatcAGGTGGTAATAAAGCTCATGTTCAaactataaattaaaaatataacatgTCCCTGATGTTTGCCATTTTATGAACCAAAAAttcatgagatttgtgttaaaaccTATCTATAGCGTCACACACAGGAGATGAGCACAATCACCAGCAGAAGTGTAATCGAGGTAATTTGATTAAACtttagaataaaacagaaaacaccaCGAGGGTGAAAACAGGGTAAACAAAAGAAAACTAAGGTATACACTGCAAGAGTGGAAAAAGGGTCAAGTACAGCAAACTAAAAATGTCTTCTTAAAACTCCAATTTCAAGGAGCAAACAAAAATTGTCCACAAGAAAGGTGCAAGATCAAGAATCACTCAGAATATTCTTCAGCACATGAAAATCAAGCTCAAGTATTGAGTTCAGTTTGGCAGGGGTTTAAATATCCTGTGGTAATCAGTCTCAGGTGCATGTACTGACATGATGATCAGAATCAACTCTCAGGATCAGGGTGGAGTCACACCGCTGTAGTTCTCCTCCGTCTCCCACTCTGCTGCCATCTGGTGTCTGATGTAGGTATGAtatataggtcatggtttatttttcagttattattagtttttatttacaattatacttatgatctaatttgtattggtatttttccacctgttgtcgtagtgattttaagtcactgcaaaaggtacTGGTGAAAGAAGTTGGAAAGGATAAAATGCTTGGATTtggtatatgattttttttttgactatttTGATTATGTTTTCGTTTTGTTTGTGTAATTTGAACTTAGAAatatttgtggttatttttttcatgttacaataattgaattgaatttttcaaaatcaaagtagaagtgtgtgctgatacaatcactggtaatactagccatgatttttgtgtcagtagatgacaATCATTAATTATACatacattccctataatttaatgGTGTACATCCAAATTCATATCGAGAATAATATTTTCTaagcgtataaaaggagcgtgctcatatttctattcttctaattatttgcatacagtccatttacacttccAACTTCttgtgaatgtgctgtctttgtttatatcactggtgcttgacagggaatggacagCATAATAGGACACAAATGCTActataactggagaagaacctctgaattaactgcacttgacccagcccactAGCGTGTTGCACTCGtattcgccaaacccacttgcaccttgacgtagcgcatgcttgcacgaaaataccaaaactttgcacttatgacttatggcatagcgctgcgctcAATGcatgcactcttaaaatagggccctacatGTGAGAGCACAAGTAAATCTATTGGGCTTGCAGTAATAATAGAGCTAGAATTTATTTCTAACAAGAAATTGTTAGACCACCATTTGGCGAGAAACATTGTTTCGTTATTTGTTAATGTAAGGTCTGTCTAAAACTGCTGATTCAGACAACCTAAACTGACCTTTGTGACCTTTCCTCAGGCTAACGGCTTGGCTGCTCAGGGCAAGTATGTCTCCAGTGCAACTGGTGGATCAGCAGGACAGTCCCTTTACGTGGCCAATCATGCCTACTAAACATCCTGCATCCCAGATTTCAGCATTCGCCAGCCAATAGTATAGTGCACAGCTGCTACCCTTCCTGTCACCAACCAATCACAGGCCTGTGCTGTCTTCTGTACTTTAGGGTTGTCATTACAGTGTCTCATAATGTatctatttaaattgtattaaacttAAGAAATGGAAAGGAGAAAAAGGATGTTACGCAGGAGATTGAGATTAATCattcttattttttaaaagttctaGGCATGGTTTCATTCCATGATCAAGGAAGAACAGTATTTTTTTGTGGCCAGATAGCTGGTTATAAATGATGTATGTATACGTATGTTTTTCAAAATTCCAGGAGTTCCACAAAATTCCACCGTTTTCTTTTAGGTTCCATACAAGTCATTCCAATTCAGGCACCAGCCACCAGTTGACGTGTCACATTCCTTTCAGTGCAGTTGGGCCTCATCAGTCCTCCTAATGAAGACATTCTGTCATGTGTGGGTGATTTGATTACAGAAGCTACAATTTATTCTCCCAGCAGGCAAAGTTTATCATATAGGGAAAGAAACCGAGTATGTATAATTGCTCAGTAGTCTTGGCAGCCTCACAACATGATTAACTCCACCAGACTCTGGGGAATATTAGGTTGAGGTGTGttcatatataatattaatgATTGATCTGGGCAGTATGTGTATACTGAagaaatggaatataaaatatttacaacATTAGTTTGAAAACATCGATAGTTATTTTAAAATTGTGCTCGTATTGTCTGCTTGAGTGTATCATGCTCTCCTTCTACTCCCCTTATTTGTGACAGTGCGCTTCATGAATAATTCAATTCTATTGGCTGTAAAGGCGGAGCTTCTTGGGAGGGGAGCAGTCACTGGTGAACAAATTGTGATACTGTGATTTGATGTTGTCCTCTAAGCACTTTGTGTGTCAGAtagtaaaaactaaaataaaaattactgtaaaaccTCAGATCCTGTTCATTATTATTTCACACATGCTGCATACAAATTTTTCATCTGGTGTCGTGCAATCACATACTGTGGTTATACACTCATTCCAATCGATCGTTTTCCTGAACCAGTTATGGTATGATCACCTGACAACTGAATACACAGCCCTGCTGCCTGTCACTGAATGAGTATTTCCTCTCCTAGAAATCTGCTGATCTAAGCATGTTTATGTAGTTGTAGATTGTAAACATGTAGGATAAGCCCCAAAAGGGCATATCTCCTATTGCATCCTTTCaccttattattatttgttatttcttTAGTAAGCATTTTGCATAATAAATGTTCAGTACTGAAAGAGTAGAGGGGATTAAAGGTATGTCTAATTGCATTTAAAGTTTATGAAAACCAgtttcagaaattaacttttcattAAAGGGCAGTAATTGTCCCTTGGATTTTATCCATTCATTTCAAATACTTCAGTTTAATACATTGATTTACATAGTTCACCATCTGAATAATTGCACTGAGAATACATTACCTCTttcccataaaattaaatcaacatcaactcatattGTATGCCATAATGTGTATAACTAGGCCTATAATAGAATATTAGAAACTACATCAGTTGTTAAAAATTAGAAATAAACAGAGGAATTCGTTACAGGGTAATTTTTTGCCTTAACATTTTCTATTTTGGGGGCATCTTTGTCACTTTTCGGTGGCTATTTGCCCTGAGCcctccttaatttctgaccctgatgcaAACTCCTTTTTTTGATCCGCATAAATATTACTCAACATCTTGTCAAAATGACTGCAATTTATTACTAttcatataaacaatataaatacataaaatattagtCATTACCTAGTAATTTTCGCCTGCACAAGAACATGCATATTGAACCATATTCATATTAATTATCCAAATAATGAAAACCGGAAGTGGAAATAGGTTATTTGGACATTTGAGTGACAGTAAGCCCGCCCCTTTACCTCTGACTGGAGGCCTCTTGACGTTCTGGCCACTGATTGGCTAGAATCCTCCAATTGCGGGCCTTGTGCTAGTAATTTCTCACAGCAATGGCGGTCTTGCAGCTTGGTGAGTGTTGTACAAGAATTCACAACGATTTTCTTATTTTGACACCTATGTATATACTCGTACATTTTTACAgcctatatgtgtgtgtttattattccTCGACAAAGAAGTTTAATGTAAATGTATCGCTAGCTTAATTATGTTGAGCGTCCATGTTGAAATAGCAGGGTTGGGTCACTCTTTGGccatctatctgcctgtctatcgTGTTTACTAGCATAGACGGTGTTTACCTTGAGTCTCGTTGAGCAATGTGTAATTTAATGGCTGATGTTTCGCCTTGATCACAGAAAAGCAGCGTGGGCGTTATGCTGCCCTTGCCATAGCTGCAGTGGTCATTGTGGTGGGCATCCCACTATGGTGGAAGACAACCGAGACCTACCGCGCTTGGCTCCCTTTCTCTGAGATCAGCGAGCTCGATTCCCTTCAGGTAACAGAGGAAAGGCTTCCTTCGTGAAGATTGAAGGATTATTTCTGACAAAAATGCTAAATTTGCTTCCGAAATGACTAACTTTGCTGTGTTTGCCAGCTCCAACTAAGTGTTGATATAGAGGTGGTCTTCTCTCGAGGAACACTGACCCCAGAACAGCAGACAAAGGTTCCACTCAGCAATGTTAGAGAACAAGAACATGTTGTTGAT
The DNA window shown above is from Myxocyprinus asiaticus isolate MX2 ecotype Aquarium Trade chromosome 40, UBuf_Myxa_2, whole genome shotgun sequence and carries:
- the aldocb gene encoding fructose-bisphosphate aldolase C-B; the protein is MTHQYPALTTEQKKELQDIAQRIVAPGKGILAADESTGSMAKRLNPIGVENTEENRRLYRQILFSADERIDTCIGGVIFFHETLYQNADDGTNFAQMIKDRGIVVGIKVDKGVVPLAGTNGETTTQGLDGLSERCAQYKKDGADFAKWRCVLKISETTPSELAIMENANVLARYASICQQNGIVPIVEPEILPDGDHDLKRCQYVTEKVLAACYKALSDHHVYLEGTLLKPNMVTSGHSCPTKYSSQEIAMATVTALRRTVPPAVTGVTFLSGGQSEEEASVNLNAINNCPLTKPWALTFSYGRALQASVLNAWRGVKENEKAATEEFIKRAEANGLAAQGKYVSSATGGSAGQSLYVANHAY